A DNA window from Drosophila pseudoobscura strain MV-25-SWS-2005 chromosome 2, UCI_Dpse_MV25, whole genome shotgun sequence contains the following coding sequences:
- the l(3)neo38 gene encoding transcription factor che-1, protein MMNFSAFGGPFSGIHQFAAKFDAQTPGAFGTPPANAAAAAAAAGTDNHVQRYQTNGNHFNQNVANVSAANNMQYGQNISIPYSSQPQGDLNFLNAAAAADHKGKIHPKIERDREEVLNQQILQNVNQSWQTLANTANTVDYSSHLLSATLPISIQHFLKYSETIKKESSGDVLKNGTNLASLALGGVALTPSNNGANGGHHNGGLVGMEHGGHMTNMTDANGAALTNGASNGVNGNANGAVTNGGAGAVSSSGSVGTTNASGGTTTATGKKTKKKKPPKEKKPRPKPGEIRETKALDGSTLYCCPECQMAYPDRSLIEQHVISHAVERRFVCDICNAALKRKDHLTRHKLSHIPDRPHVCNICMKSFKRKEQLTLHIVIHSGEKKHVCIECGKGFYRKDHLRKHTRSHIARRVKSEVSAQNVNGSGGNNAQSNALHGS, encoded by the exons ATGATGAATTTCTCCGCGTTTGGTGGCCCGTTCTCTGGCATACATCAATTTGCCGCTAAATTTGATGCACAAACGCCGGGTGCATTTGGAACGCCGCCTGCGAAcgcagcagccgctgcagccgcagcaggAACCGATAATCATGTACAGCGCTATCAGACCAATGGCAATCATTTTAATCAGAATGTGGCCAACG TTTCGGCAGCAAACAACATGCAATATGGCCAGAATATATCCATACCGTACTCCTCACAGCCGCAGGGTGATCTAAATTTTCTGAATGCAGCCGCTGCAGCCGATCATAAGGGTAAAATCCATCCAAAAATCGAACGTGACCGGGAAGAAG TTCTCAACCAGCAGATCTTACAGAATGTCAATCAGTCGTGGCAGACGCTGGCCAACACGGCCAACACTGTGGACTATTCATCGCACTTGCTTTCCGCAACACTGCCAATCTCCATACAGCACTTCCTCAAGTATTCGGAGACCATCAAGAAGGAATCCTCCGGCGATGTCCTGAAGAATGGCACGAATCTGGCCAGCCTGGCGCTGGGAGGCGTCGCCCTGACGCCCAGCAATAACGGTGCGAACGGAGGCCACCACAATGGCGGATTGGTGGGCATGGAGCACGGCGGGCACATGACCAACATGACGGACGCGAACGGCGCCGCGCTGACCAACGGCGCCAGCAATGGCGTCAACGGTAATGCCAATGGAGCGGTCACCAACGGTGGAGCCGGGGCAGTGTCCAGCTCAGGGTCGGTGGGCACCACAAACGCGAGTGGGGGCACCACCACGGCCACTggcaagaaaaccaaaaagaagaaaccacCAAAGGAGAAGAAGCCGCGCCCGAAGCCAGGCGAGATCCGAGAGACGAAAGCGCTGGACGGATCCACGCTCTACTGCTGCCCCGAGTGTCAAATGGCGTACCCGGACCGGAGTCTAATCGAGCAGCACGTCATCTCGCACGCCGTGGAGCGACGCTTCGTTTGCGACATTTGCAATGCGGCCCTCAAGCGCAAGGATCACTTGACCAGGCACAAGCTGTCCCACATACCGGACAGGCCTCATGTGTGCAAT ATCTGCATGAAGTCCTTCAAGCGCAAGGAGCAGCTCACTCTGCACATTGTTATCCATTCCGGCGAGAAGAAACATGTCTGCATTGAGTGTGGAAAAG GTTTCTATCGCAAGGATCACTTACGTAAGCATACGCGCTCCCATATTGCCCGACGCGTCAAGTCCGAGGTATCGGCGCAGAACGTAAACGGATCCGGTGGCAACAATGCACAGAGCAATGCACTACATGGTTCCTGA
- the HisCl1 gene encoding glycine receptor subunit alpha-4 isoform X2 translates to MQKIINQLGKYKCLIAVAIILHIVEKSILLCNCVHGFRNNTESAELVSHYESSLSLPDILPIPSKTYDKNRAPKLLGQPTVVYFHVTVLSLDSINEESMTYVTDIFLAQSWRDPRLRLPENMSEQYRILDVDWLHSIWRPDCFFKNAKKVTFHEMSIPNHYLWLYHDKTLLYMSKLTLVLSCAMKFESYPHDTQICSMMIESLSHTVEDLVFIWNMTDPLVVNAEIELPQLDISNNYTTDCTIEYSTGNFTCLAIVFNLRRRLGYHLFHTYIPSALIVVMSWISFWIKPEAIPARVTLGVTSLLTLATQNTQSQQSLPPVSYVKAIDVWMSSCSVFVFLSLMEFAVVNNFMGPVATKAMKGYSDENITDMDDLKHHHRESIIEPQYDTFCHGHATAIYIDKFSRFFFPFSFFILNIVYWTTFL, encoded by the exons atgcaaaaaattattaatcAATTGGGAAAATACAAATGCCTGATTGCAGTCGCAATCATTCTGCATATAGTCGAGAAATCGATTTTGCTGTGCAATTGTGTTCATGGTTTCAG AAACAATACGGAGAGCGCCGAGCTGGTTTCCCATTACGAATCGAGTCTATCGCTGCCCGACATATTGCCAATACCTTCGAAAACATACGATAAGAATCGTGCCCCCAAGCTTTTGGGTCAACCAACAGTGGTTTACTTCCATGTAACCGTACTTTCCCTGGATTCAATTAATGAGGAATCCATG ACCTACGTGACGGACATATTTCTTGCACAAAGCTGGCGCGATCCTCGACTAAGATTACCCGAGAACATGAGCGAACAGTATCGTATCCTGGATGTGGATTGGCTGCACAGTATTTGGCGGCCCGATTGCTTCTTTAAGAATGCGAAAAAGGTCACTTTCCACGAGATGAGCATACCGAATCACTATCTTTGGTTATATCATGACAAAACGCTGCTCTACATGTCGAAGCTAACGCTGGTTCTGTCCTGTGCCATGAAATTCGAATCCTATCCGCACGACACACAAATCTGTTCCATGATGATTGAGAGTT TGTCCCATACAGTGGAGGACTTGGTCTTTATTTGGAATATGACCGACCCACTTGTGGTCAATGCGGAGATAGAGCTGCCACAATTGGACATTTCCAACAACTATACGACGGATTGCACTATAGAGTACTCAACCG GCAACTTCACCTGCCTAGCCATTGTGTTCAATTTGAGACGACGTTTGGGCTACCACTTatttcatacatatattccctCTGCTTTAATTGTGGTCATGTCGTGGATATCCTTTTGGATTAAGCCGGAAGCCATACCGGCTCGAGTCACCCTCGGCGTAACATCCTTGCTCACACTGGCCACTCAGAACACCCAGTCCCAACAGTCGCTGCCGCCCGTGTCGTATGTCAAGGCGATAGACGTCTGGATGTCATCCTGCTCAGTGTTTGTCTTTCTATCCCTGATGGAGTTCGCTGTTGTGAACAACTTCATGGGCCCCGTGGCCACCAAGGCCATGAAAGGCTATTCGGATGAGAATATAACTGATATGGACGATCTAAAG CATCACCATCGTGAATCGATCATTGAGCCTCAATACGACACTTTCTGCCATGGCCATGCTACAGCCATTTATATAGATAAATTCTCGCGCTTTTTCTTCCCATTCTCGTTCTTCATACTCAACATTGTCTACTGGACAACGTTCCTATGA
- the prd1 gene encoding uncharacterized protein prd1 codes for MDIMMDSPKANNNMNKVSPVDKMSSSINSTLEDTTPSDSGVQLLDSENSDVMLESMCSYEENSRPLKVPSPQLPSIDPNSNVAPAESMITSDCSTFDTTEKIVYRRKVHKTSSASKAPKKRVSFHEDILKNTRTDNIHIEHGFITYKNGRKLAFANSAGVAGAPGRYSWCPERERFEGPNEISAAGRDYDDGDGEDAMSGSGGGGRRRHLVYRNACSDVLDYVNTDMFDTNEPVGLQYDSSGVFEYTPSGQKLLQQAAPVLYNCVCSSSNSSLDSDEQDKNSNANRKQYEQAKSSSCDCIGMSNANNNLIGDNCYYSEPNIGDADGGPTMKSVWNKEKKPKSSCLKKTKRQTNIILEQDLNGRVKTFNVHDIKHQLIDNSSKMIFGSLKSIFTMPLPERGVPEGSEDLQAVVECVPELENTLEAKTNRAIVESPTLKAKPFLSKSLDGNKQTQSVKKFVHNVDEQLRHKNDDSSIEASPTETRPSHTLQRQEEFDKETVIAAISSIPNEFRSKFIINCESTVFEHTGVSYETGAGQPQPDFSNTAPRHSSVAGLLEQNTPIAEPAANQIKKSFMDAPIAKTFSNFFRSLKESTSAVGTPVERPEEKAAPGPAPGPALAPTPDDCTTLKMSKPQQQAPSSCKMYRNHSSSTISEPTSSTNNSSSHHQISNQQPNNTDRHSRHLASPLKKHGQPMLPTRYYDQQQLHSRSLHSPNSYLAARGGPGGSGRDSKSTILSEEYDDILTITTTDTTNDKRSMDSDLVIVDYTDVDYAHLLKPPAPAAKTSLINRFLRNVTQKKILETSIRKNNFFADKLRSEQRLYVKGARPKNYELIDDLNAEIAMEIEMCGTNSPRRELAVSLDTDTPESVSSFELGIGEISIDLFHGRSLLNLKDSNEQLLKVFKLYTGYSSEGVMTPVLVLLTDRTLYVADLADQVRLCAKFVLAYKELDVILMGPFGNTVLLSNSMRDMQQVLLAGGPYPAGSLVANLELCARRSGATLPAVGQLTLEHLAPLQAFVRANSCVGNDEHWLFYAVVNVPAGDALRADSPGEPLGPSIKGFLMHRRFKETATTTAASRVYWQAGYFSLKAGVLYMFNDSTQTRPSWAMALAECQGARRTLKSERPHCFEIMLKGELLQMAAPDEYVASEWLQALIQSATGHLIPQEKHKTLGCTLIVTENHLITLREDFSAPLRPLIHQVDTNVVPQTKPLLYEEELLSVFETSSLMGSTMSTPTRGTQRSFSSLSSTPTKNGNDPDMSKENTSSPGKSQRMSSVYGKNSGLAILTCGDIKAMTGIKITSRAETWWCILEFSCQEAPLESLDDLVIFFASSMEMQRFLRLLEQLWQAKNNDLFPITILDDGEDLAEQCTLLYIDTNRAWEPLLSAAMG; via the exons ATGGATATAATGATGGATTCACccaaagccaacaacaacatgaaTAAAGTGTCTCCCGTTGACAAGATGAGCTCCAGCATCAACAGCACCCTGGAGGACACAACACCCAGTGATTCAGGGGTGCAGTTGCTCGACTCCGAGAACAGCGATGTGATGCTGGAGTCCATGTGCTCCTATGAGGAGAACTCGAGACCGCTGAAAGTCCCTTCCCCCCAGCTACCTTCCATAGACCCCAACTCCAATGTGGCACCGGCTGAGTCCATGATAACTAGTGATTGTTCAACCTTTGACACCACTGAGAAAATTGTGTACAGGCGAAAGGTGCACAAGACTTCGTCCGCATCTAAAGCCCCGAAAAAGCGAGTGTCCTTTCACGAGGATATTCTGAAGAACACTCGCACCGACAACATTCACATAGAGCATGGCTTTATAACGTACAAAAACGGCCGCAAGCTGGCCTTTGCTAACTCGGCGGGTGTGGCAGGTGCCCCCGGCCGGTATTCCTGGTGCCCGGAGCGAGAGCGTTTCGAGGGACCCAATGAGATCTCTGCAGCTGGCAGAGATTATGATGATGGCGATGGTGAAGATGCAATGTCCGGCAGTGGTGGAGGTGGTCGCAGACGACATTTGGTGTACAGAAATGCCTGTTCGGATGTGCTGGACTACGTGAACACGGACATGTTCGATACGAATGAGCCCGTTGGCCTGCAGTACGACTCATCGGGTGTGTTCGAATATACCCCCTCTGGGCAGAAActgctgcagcaggcagcgccTGTCCTATACAATTGCGTTtgcagcagctccaactccagccTGGATTCGGACGAACAGGACAAGAACTCCAATGCCAATCGAAAACAATACGAGCAGGCGAAGAGCAGCTCCTGCGATTGCATCGGCATGAGTAATGCAAACAATAATTTGATTG GTGACAACTGCTACTACTCGGAGCCCAACATTGGCGATGCCGATGGTGGTCCCACAATGAAATCAGTTTGGAACAAGGAGAAAAAGCCAAAGTCCAGCTGCCTTAAGAAAACCAAACGTCAGACAAACATTATTCTGGAACAAGATCTCAATGGCCGCGTCAAGACCTTTAATGTGCACGACATTAAGCATCAACTAAtcgacaacagcagcaaaatgATATTCGGCTCCTTGAAAAGTATATTCACGATGCCCTTGCCGGAACGCGGTGTGCCCGAGGGGTCAGAGGACCTACAGGCGGTGGTGGAGTGCGTCCCAGAACTGGAGAACACGCTGGAAGCCAAAACAAATCGTGCAATCGTGGAGTCGCCCACGCTCAAAGCCAAGCCATTCCTGAGCAAAAGTCTCGATGGCAATAAGCAGACACAGTCGGTTAAGAAATTTGTGCACAACGTAGATGAGCAGCTTCGGCATAAGAATGATGATAGCTCCATCGAAGCCTCGCCCACAGAGACAAGACCATCGCACACTTTACAACGACAGGAGGAGTTCGATAAGGAAACAGTCATAGCAGCCATAAGCAGCATTCCGAATGAATTCCGCAGCAAATTTATTATCAACTGCGAAAGCACTGTCTTCGAGCACACTGGCGTGTCCTACGAGACTGGGGCTGGGCAGCCGCAGCCAGACTTCTCCAACACAGCTCCACGCCACTCCAGCGTAGCCGGTTTGCTGGAGCAAAACACACCCATAGCCGAGCCAGCAGCTAATCAGATCAAGAAGTCGTTCATGGATGCACCCATAGCTAAGACGTTTAGTAATTTCTTTCGCAGCCTGAAGGAAAGCACAAGTGCTGTCGGAACTCCAGTTGAAAGGCCAGAGGAAAAAGCAGCcccaggcccagccccagGCCCAGCACTAGCTCCAACTCCAGATGATTGTACTA CTCTAAAAATGTCTAAGCCACAACAACAAGCGCCCTCCAGCTGTAAGATGTACAGAAATCACTCTTCATCCACCATATCGGAACCTACAAGTtccaccaacaacagcagcagccaccaccaaATATCCAACCAGCAACCGAATAATACAGATCGCCATTCACGTCATCTGGCCTCTCCTCTAAAGAAACATGGCCAGCCAATGCTGCCGACTCGATACTacgaccagcagcagctccacagTCGTAGCCTTCACAGCCCCAACAGCTATCTGGCAGCTCGCGGCGGCCCTGGCGGAAGTGGACGCGACTCAAAAAGCACCATTCTGAGCGAGGAATACGATGATATACTTACCATAACCACCACAGATACGACAAACGACAAGCGTTCCATGGACAGTGATCTGGTGATCGTTGACTACACCGATGTGGACTATGCTCATCTTCTGAAACCTCCAGCCCCCGCAGCCAAGACCTCATTAATCAATCGATTCCTACGAAATGTCACCCAgaagaaaatactagaaaccTCCATACGAAAGAACAATTTCTTTGCGGATAAACTGCGGAGCGAACAGAGGCTTTATGTCAAGGGGGCGCGACCCAAGAACTATGAGCTAATAGACGACCTAAATGCGGAGATCGCAATGGAGATTGAAATGTGTGGAACGAATTCCCCGCGCCGTGAGCTGGCTGTGAGCCTGGACACGGATACGCCAGAGAGTGTATCCAGCTTTGAGCTTGGCATCGGGGAAATATCGATTGACTTGTTCCATGGAAGAAGTCTGCTTAATTTAAAAGATTCCAATGAGCAGCTTTTGAAGGTATTCAAGCTCTATACGGGTTACAGCAGCGAGGGTGTTATGACCCCAGTGTTGGTTCTGCTGACGGACAGGACACTGTATGTGGCAGATCTGGCAGATCAGGTTCGTCTCTGTGCCAAGTTCGTTTTGGCCTACAAAGAATTGGATGTCATTTTG ATGGGTCCCTTCGGCAATACGGTTCTACTGAGTAACAGCATGCGGGACATGCAGCAGGTTTTACTGGCAGGTGGACCATATCCAGCAGGATCCCTTGTTGCCAATTTGGAGCTTTGTGCCAGACGCAGCGGCGCCACTCTACCGGCTGTGGGTCAACTGACATTGGAGCACTTGGCCCCGCTGCAGGCTTTTGTTCGAGCCAACAGCTGTGTGGGCAACGACGAACACTGGCTATTCTATGCCGTTGTCAATGTGCCAGCTGGCGATGCACTAAGAGCAGATTCACCTGGTGAGCCACTGGGGCCATCTATTAAGGGATTCCTCATGCACCGCCGGTTTAAGGAAACAGCAACCACGACGGCAGCGAGCAGGGTCTACTGGCAGGCAGGATACTTTTCATTGAA AGCCGGCGTCTTGTATATGTTCAACGACTCCACACAGACGCGACCCAGTTGGGCCATGGCTCTTGCCGAGTGTCAAGGCGCCCGACGGACTCTCAAGTCCGAGCGCCCCCATTGCTTTGAGATTATGTTAAAGGGTGAACTCCTCCAAATGGCCGCACCGGATGAGTATGTGGCATCCGAATGGCTGCAAGCCCTTATACAGTCGGCCACTGGC CATTTGATACCGCAAGAGAAACACAAAACCTTGGGCTGCACTCTAATCGTTACGGAAAATCACTTGATAACCTTGCGTgaagatttctcggcaccctTGAGGCCACTTATCCATCAGGTGGATACCAACGTGGTTCCACAAACCAAACCACTCTTATATGAAGAAGAGCTGTTGAGTGTTTTTGAAACTAGTAGCCTG ATGGGCTCAACAATGAGTACACCGACTCGGGGGACTCAGCGGTCTTTCTCTTCTCTGAGCTCGACGCCTACAAAGAATGGAAACGATCCGGATATGTCTAAGGAAAATACGTCCTCTCCGGGAAAATCTCAACGAATGAGTAGTGTATATGGAAAGAACTCTGGTCTGGCGATACTCACGTGTGGAGACATCAAAGCCATGACTGGCATTAAGATAACCTCGCGTGCGGAGACCTGGTGGTGCATACTGGAGTTTTCGTGCCAGGAGGCGCCCTTGGAGAGTCTCGATGATTTGGTAATCTTTTTTGCCAGCAGCATGGAAATGCAACGATTTTTGCGATTACTGGAACAGCTTTGGCAGGCAAAGAAT AACGATCTCTTTCCAATAACAATACTGGACGATGGTGAAGATTTAGCCGAGCAGTGCACCCTTCTCTATATAGACACCAATCGAGCATGGGAGCCCTTGCTATCGGCGGCAATGGGTTAA
- the HisCl1 gene encoding glycine receptor subunit alpha-4 isoform X1: MQKIINQLGKYKCLIAVAIILHIVEKSILLCNCVHGFRNNTESAELVSHYESSLSLPDILPIPSKTYDKNRAPKLLGQPTVVYFHVTVLSLDSINEESMTYVTDIFLAQSWRDPRLRLPENMSEQYRILDVDWLHSIWRPDCFFKNAKKVTFHEMSIPNHYLWLYHDKTLLYMSKLTLVLSCAMKFESYPHDTQICSMMIESLSHTVEDLVFIWNMTDPLVVNAEIELPQLDISNNYTTDCTIEYSTGNFTCLAIVFNLRRRLGYHLFHTYIPSALIVVMSWISFWIKPEAIPARVTLGVTSLLTLATQNTQSQQSLPPVSYVKAIDVWMSSCSVFVFLSLMEFAVVNNFMGPVATKAMKGYSDENITDMDDLKVSCCYTTIDMQWLLANALQHHHRESIIEPQYDTFCHGHATAIYIDKFSRFFFPFSFFILNIVYWTTFL; this comes from the exons atgcaaaaaattattaatcAATTGGGAAAATACAAATGCCTGATTGCAGTCGCAATCATTCTGCATATAGTCGAGAAATCGATTTTGCTGTGCAATTGTGTTCATGGTTTCAG AAACAATACGGAGAGCGCCGAGCTGGTTTCCCATTACGAATCGAGTCTATCGCTGCCCGACATATTGCCAATACCTTCGAAAACATACGATAAGAATCGTGCCCCCAAGCTTTTGGGTCAACCAACAGTGGTTTACTTCCATGTAACCGTACTTTCCCTGGATTCAATTAATGAGGAATCCATG ACCTACGTGACGGACATATTTCTTGCACAAAGCTGGCGCGATCCTCGACTAAGATTACCCGAGAACATGAGCGAACAGTATCGTATCCTGGATGTGGATTGGCTGCACAGTATTTGGCGGCCCGATTGCTTCTTTAAGAATGCGAAAAAGGTCACTTTCCACGAGATGAGCATACCGAATCACTATCTTTGGTTATATCATGACAAAACGCTGCTCTACATGTCGAAGCTAACGCTGGTTCTGTCCTGTGCCATGAAATTCGAATCCTATCCGCACGACACACAAATCTGTTCCATGATGATTGAGAGTT TGTCCCATACAGTGGAGGACTTGGTCTTTATTTGGAATATGACCGACCCACTTGTGGTCAATGCGGAGATAGAGCTGCCACAATTGGACATTTCCAACAACTATACGACGGATTGCACTATAGAGTACTCAACCG GCAACTTCACCTGCCTAGCCATTGTGTTCAATTTGAGACGACGTTTGGGCTACCACTTatttcatacatatattccctCTGCTTTAATTGTGGTCATGTCGTGGATATCCTTTTGGATTAAGCCGGAAGCCATACCGGCTCGAGTCACCCTCGGCGTAACATCCTTGCTCACACTGGCCACTCAGAACACCCAGTCCCAACAGTCGCTGCCGCCCGTGTCGTATGTCAAGGCGATAGACGTCTGGATGTCATCCTGCTCAGTGTTTGTCTTTCTATCCCTGATGGAGTTCGCTGTTGTGAACAACTTCATGGGCCCCGTGGCCACCAAGGCCATGAAAGGCTATTCGGATGAGAATATAACTGATATGGACGATCTAAAGGTGAGTTGTTGTTATACTACGATAGATATGCAATGGCTTCTAGCTAATGCTTTACAGCATCACCATCGTGAATCGATCATTGAGCCTCAATACGACACTTTCTGCCATGGCCATGCTACAGCCATTTATATAGATAAATTCTCGCGCTTTTTCTTCCCATTCTCGTTCTTCATACTCAACATTGTCTACTGGACAACGTTCCTATGA